The Geomonas agri genome contains the following window.
CGCTATCGGCGAGCCGGTTCGAGGGGCGACCCTGGCGGGCAACGGCCCCGCGGTGCTGCGCCAGATCGCCATGGTGGGCAACGACCTCGGTTTCGGCATCGGCACCTGCGGCAAGGATGGCCAGGGCGTGCCAGTCTCTGACGCGCAGCCGACGCTTCTCATCCCCGCCATCACGGTCGGCGGCGCACGATAAAAAAGAGGCCGAGCGTTGCTGCTCAGCCACTGCTGTTACCTACCCTCTCCCCCTGGGAGAGGGCCAGGGTGAGGGGATTGGTAGCGACTTCCCTCACCCGCCCTGCGGGCACCCTCTCCCGGAGGGAGAGGGATATTCCTTCTGACAAGCGCCCCCCACCGGCATCCTGCCTACTTTGCTCCCCGCTGTTCCAGTTCTTTTTGCAGCCTCTTCAGCACCGGCCAAATCTCTTTCCCGGCCCAGATCTGCGGGTTGGACGGGGTCTCATCCTTCTCGGTTTCCCACTTCCTGATGGTGTCGCGGCTCTTTTCGAAGGCATCGGTAAAACTGTAGGTGCCGCGCAACGCGTCGCCGACGAATGCCTCCCCGAACCAGGTAAAGTTCTCACCGAAACCGCAGCCGAAGGACTCGTGGGTCGCGTCGGCCGCCGTGATCACCAGGCTACCGTTATCCTGCAGCGGCTGGATGAATCCGCCCGAGAAGCAAGCCGACACCACCACGACCTTGTACTTGATGCCGGACTTTTGCAGCATGCGCCGCAGGGACTCCGGCGTCACCTGCTTCAGCTCCAGGGGAGGATTGCTCACCTCCAGTTCCTGGTCACGGGAGCCGTGCGAACTTAAGTAGAGAAAGAGGACGTCCTCGTCGCGGTTCATCACCTCGCCCACCCGGACCAGGGCACGCTCCAGGTTGGCGGCAGTGGCGAAGGGGAGCGCGGTGGCACTCTGCGGGTTGTTAACCAGCAGCACCGACCGCCCCGCCGTCCCGAAGCGGGTGTCGAAGAGCTGTCGGGTCACGCTGAGTTCTTTGAGGAAGACGTCCTGCGAAGCGTCCCCGGCAAAGCCTACGAAATAGAGATCGCTGTGGCCGGGACGCCCCGGCTGCAGGGCGGCGAGTTGGTCGTCGAGGAGATGGCTCTGGGCCGTGAGTACCTCGTCGGTGAGCGATAACTCCCCGCTCTCGTTGCCCCCTTCGTTGCTTACCCAAAGATCGCCGCGCTGGTAGTAATAAAGCGGCACCGCCACCAGCACCAGGAACAGGAGCACCAACCGGAGGCGACGCCCTACCCCGAGGCACCCGTCCAGGCGCAGCAGAAAGACCAGGGAGGCTGCGCACCACCAGCCGAAGAAGCGGTAGTAGTGCGGTGCGGCGAGGTAATCGGAGAGCCATTCGAAGGGGCGCCACTGGGCGAGCCACTCCAGGATACCGTGGCAGACTTCGATGGGGATGCTGAAGGCGACCAGCGCCGCGGCAATGCAGGAGATAGCGAGGGGACGATGCACCAGGTACCGCGCGGCTACCGGAAAGAGCAGGAAAAGCGGCAGGTGGAACAGAAAGTACGGCAACGAGGATAACGAGAAGCTCCCACCTCGCCCCACCAGCAGCAAGGAGACCAGCAGGTTAAGCACCAGGTCGGCGCAGACCAGCAGCACCAGGTTAACCGGCGTGCTATCGAGCTTTTCGAACCCCGAGGCCAGAAGACATGCGCCGCGCAAGCCGCCGTACAGGTCCGCCCCCAGCCGGGACAGGACGCTCCGTAAAGTCACCGGTTGGGCAGGTGCGCCGTCTTGCGCGCTGCACTGCTTCGCTTCCACGGCAGCATCGGGTGCAGTTTCGGCCGGTGGTTCAGTGGGGTCATTCGGTGTCATGTCGGTACAGGGATCCTCAGTCATGGTCGTGCATCATACCACGACAGCGCGGGTTTGGAAGAGTCTTTAACATGACCTTCATTGATTTTATTAACTTTTTAGTTTTTCAATCGCGCTCAATCCTGCTACCATTGCAACGCGTTCGCCGACACGCCCGCGCAGCCGCCACGGATACCATTCTCACCGATAAAAGAGGTTTCAGCATGCCTACCACGAAATGGAGCAAATCGAGCTGGCGCTCTTTTCCCGCCCTGCAGCAGCCGGTGTGGCCCGCCGGGCCCGCACTGGATGAATCACTGAAAACGCTGTCGCAACTCCCGCCGCTGGTGTTCGCCGGCGAGTGCCAGACCTTGAAGGCGCAGCTGGCCGAGGCCG
Protein-coding sequences here:
- a CDS encoding C13 family peptidase; translation: MTPNDPTEPPAETAPDAAVEAKQCSAQDGAPAQPVTLRSVLSRLGADLYGGLRGACLLASGFEKLDSTPVNLVLLVCADLVLNLLVSLLLVGRGGSFSLSSLPYFLFHLPLFLLFPVAARYLVHRPLAISCIAAALVAFSIPIEVCHGILEWLAQWRPFEWLSDYLAAPHYYRFFGWWCAASLVFLLRLDGCLGVGRRLRLVLLFLVLVAVPLYYYQRGDLWVSNEGGNESGELSLTDEVLTAQSHLLDDQLAALQPGRPGHSDLYFVGFAGDASQDVFLKELSVTRQLFDTRFGTAGRSVLLVNNPQSATALPFATAANLERALVRVGEVMNRDEDVLFLYLSSHGSRDQELEVSNPPLELKQVTPESLRRMLQKSGIKYKVVVVSACFSGGFIQPLQDNGSLVITAADATHESFGCGFGENFTWFGEAFVGDALRGTYSFTDAFEKSRDTIRKWETEKDETPSNPQIWAGKEIWPVLKRLQKELEQRGAK